gacctactccaactcctagAACCCCAATATGATCCTGGTACCGCAAAGTCAACTGTCCATCGAACTTCTAAATTTCTAATTTTTGCCATTTTAAGCCTAATTCAACTATGGACCTCAGAATCACTATACAGACACACTCCTGAGTCAAAAATTctccaatggagctaacagaaccatcaaaactccattctagagtcgtttacacatatgtcaacatccggtcaaccttttcaacttaagcttcctacTTTGatactaagtgtctcaactcatTCCGAAATATCTCTTGAATCGAACCAACtaccccggcaagtcacataacaactaTTAAGCATAAAATGAGAAGTAAATGGGGGGAACTGGATATGACTCTCAAAATAACTAGTCGGGTCATTACTCTGCTGAACATTAAGTTCTAGGAagataaagtttgtgaggcttgtacaagggggaagcaggtaagatcctattttaaaagcaagaaaatggtaagtactACTAGgtcgatggaactggtccatgtGGATATATGTGGACCAATGAGGACAatgagcagaggtggtaagaaatatgttatggtgcttgttgatgattactttAAGTTTACTTGGACAAGgcttttaacatctaaagatgaagtaTTTGACATGTTCACTTCATTTGTTAGAAACACTTAGAAgtaactaggtaatcaacttgcatcaactAGGTCTGATCATGGTATTGAGTTTGAGAATGCTAAATTTCTTGAATTTTGTGATGAATATggcatagatcataattttttTGCTCCTAGAACTCCACAACAAGAatagagtagttgaaagaaagaatggtactttggaggaaatagctaGGACTATGCTACTTGCTAGTAATTGCCTCAAAGCTTCTGGGCAGaagctgtgaatattgcatgCTATATCATAAATAGGTGAATGACAAGACATCTGGTTGAGAAGATTCCCTATGAGTTAATTAAAGGGAGAAAGCCAAATATATCCCACCTTAGAGCATTTGAATGCAAGTGCTTTTTGCATAATATTGGAAAAGACtctctaggtaagtttgatcccaaaagtgatgggggagtattcttgggatactCTTCACATAGTAAAATCTTAAAAGATTtataacaaaagaactatgtgGGTAGATAAAAGTGTACATAttatttttgatgaaactaatattctttctgagaggcAAGAACCAGATGATGAAGAAATTGGGCTGGTATGAAACTCAAATGAAACAACAGTCCATCCTGAAGCTGCATCATAggaaggaacatgtgatggaacatGTTCTTCCACCCTGGGCAACCTGACCAGAGGAACTGAACAAAGAGGAACTGATCTTTAAACCTCgagggaacctgtccatgaacctGTTCCTCAACAACAAAACATTGAAGGAACATCTAGAGAAAactagttggttgtgaaaccttaaaagtatcaaagttctcattcCATTGGGAACATAATCGTTGCTCCAACCTTTGGTATCAAAACCAGATCTTCTTTAGAGAATCtctgtgcttttgatgctttcctgTCTCTTATGCAGATTGGGTAAGTGCAATGTAGGATGAACTCAACtaatttgagagaagtcaagtttggcttTTGGAACCAAGACCCTAGGATGGAACAataattggcactaaatgggtcttcagaaataaacttgatgaagatggaacagtaaCAAGGAACAAGGCATGATTTATGGTTCAAGGATATAGTCAAGAGGTGGGAATAGACTATGAttagacttttgctccagttgcaagattaGAAGTAATTAGTCTCCTAATAGTCTTTGCTGCTTACGTGGAATTCACTCTACATGagatggatgtcaagagtgcCTTTCTCAATGGCTATTTAAAGGAAGAAGTGCGCGTCAAGCAACCTCctggttttgaaagaaaagaatgTCCTGATCATGTGTACAAGTCCGACATGGCACTTTATAGGCTCAAGCAGGCTCCAAGAGCATGGTATAAAAGATTATCTAAATTCTTGCTTGAGCATGTCTACAAGAGAGTCAAAATTGAcaataatttatttttgaaagaaaaaggtaaagatcTTTATGTAGTtcagatatatgttgatgatataatctTTGGAGCAACAACTCATAGGTTAAGTAAAAAAATTGCTAATCTAatgggaagtgaatttgaaatgagtatgatggatgagcttaatttctttttaggcttacaaattaattaaaattcaaATGGAACTATGATCCATCAGCAAAAGCATGTGAAAGAGTTGCTCAAAAGGTTTAAAATAGAAGAttccaaagaaattgacactcTTATAGCAACAACCACGAAATTGGATTTGGATGAACATGGTTTATCTATTGATCAGAAGATGTATAGGGGAATAATTGGCTCTCTGTTATATCTCACTCCTAGTAGACCAGACATTATTTTTAGTGTAGTCCTTGGTGCTAGATTCCAGGAaaatccaaaggagtctcacTTAAAGACTGTCAAGAGGATTTTGAGATGCCtaaaaggcaccactgatctTTGCCTATTGTATCCAAAGGGTAGTGATTTCAATTTAGTGGGATATGCTGATACTGATTATGTAGGATTTCTTGTGGATAGAAAGAGCACTTTAGGTATGGCACACTTTCTTGGATCATGTCTTGTATCTTGGGCCAACAAAAAGCAAAACTCCATTGCTTTGCCTACTGTTGAAGCTGAGTATGTGGCTGCTGCCTCATATTGAGCTTAATTATTATGGATTAAGCAACAATTAATAGATTTTAGAATTGATGTAGGTTGTATCCCTATGTTTTGTGACAACACTAGTACAATTAGTATGCCAAGAACCCGGCTCATCATAAAAGAACTAAATacatagatgttaggcatcaTTTTTTGAAGGACAACTTTGAGAAGGGTTTGATCACTGTGGAATTTTGTACTACTAATAAGCAAATAgctgacatcttcacaaaagcTCTAGGTAAAGATCACTTTGAAAGGAATaggttagaattagggatgactaagatcacctaaaaggaaCCAGTTGAAACTCAATGACCGGTCAGATAATTTGTgaattttgtaaataattagATTAGATATTGCTCAATATCGTACTTTTATTAGTATACTCTTGTTCTATGTGCTAAAATATCTCACTGATATCTAATGATATTAcctttattttcttgaaaaattcaATTTTACACAAGAGAATTttcagtgaagaacctggttcataaAAGTTATAAGGTATATATTCTCCACTCCGCATATTTTGAAATAACTGTATTTGGATCATGATCTAAAAAGAGTCCCACTTTATCCCAACCTCTTTATGAACCAATCTATTACAAACAAACAAGTTTCACCAAACAAAAACCCACGCGCCATAATTACCTAAATTTTTGGAGAAGAGTCCAACGTCTCTTCAAACTGACACTCCCAAGTTGATTAGACTTCTAGTCTTCAAAAGCAGCCATTATACACTCCATTTCTTCCCTCTTTAAATTTATTTGATCTTACTTGTTCCTTCACTCCTAATCTTTTAAAAATCAAGACTCCAAATTCTCTTATCATTCTCTCAACCCTTTTACACTAACCTAATGGCTAATACATCTGAGAACCCATCATCACCACCCAATGAACCAGCACCCACACCTTCAACCACCCAAACTCCCAAGAAAGGGCATGTCAAGATGCTTGCTCGTAAAATAGTAGATGGTAATGAACAAGCCAAGAAACTAAATGAGAAGTTTAAAGCCAGTCAAGCAGAGGAACCCCAAAAATCAAATGAGTCCTTGAAGTCTGCAACTAAGGGGGAAGAATCAGTTTCATTTGAAACTAAACATGTAATTTCTGGGCTAAAAGTTTCATCTGATGTTATTTCTGAAGTTGCTGAAAATCTTGAGAAAAGATTTTTTCTGGTTGGTACTATTGCTAATGTAGAATTGGAGTCTTGAAAAATAGGTggtaaaaggaaaaaagaaaaaataaaaagtgagtGAGGGTGTTAAAGTAGATGTGAGGGGAAAGGAAGAAGGAGGAGTGGCTGAATCTTCTTCACCCACTCCTGTTCGTCTGACTGAAGAAACATGAACTATGTTGTTATAGagtgagaaagttgttgaagaagaagagagtcTGAGAGATGAAGGAGGAAGTGGGTCTAGATATTCTAGTGTAGCATAGGGGTTGGTTAGGCTGAGGAAATGGTTCTAAGAACATGTACCATCAAGGAAGGAATCCCTTCATGGCCTACTGAAGAAAGTGTCTGATAGCTACATTCCAAATAAGAAGAAAAGTTCAGGAGTTAAAATCCCTGGAACTGCTTTGGATTGTAGGAAGAGAAAGGTTGTATCTTCTATCCATATAGAGACTCCTCCCTCAAGAGGAAGAACTACAAGGAGTCAGAGAAAGCAGAGTGAGGCTGACCTAGAAAAGGCCTTAGTTGAGAGTAAAAGAAAGTTGCGGCTAAACGAAAGAAAAATATGGGTGAACCAAGTGAAACTATTGAGATATAGGAGATAAACTTGGTGCTTCATGATGAGGATGAGCTAGAGAAAGCGGAGGTTGTGATTCCAAGCACCAAAAAGTAAAGACTTCTAAAAAGAAGCCTCCTGCAAAGTCTGTTGATATAGAGAGCTCTGCCTTGGCAAAAAGAACTTGGTTTGTTAGGAAATCAAGAAAAGTGCAAATTGTGCACGATGAGAGCATATAAGAGGAGGCTGATGAAGAAAAGGACAAGGTGGTCAAGTTTGGAAAAGAACAATTCTGAAAGGGAGGCTCCTCACTGATTTAGAAGAGGAAAGAATGGTGTTGCTGCTGGAGAAGTTGGAGATTCGgggctggaaggacatggtccttcaattggaaaaaagGTTAGATTGATCTGAAATTGTGGAATTCTTTGCTAATTATTAAATCGAAAATGAAAGGGTCAGCAGTGTAGTGAAAAGTGTGAAGGTGAGCTTTGATGATAAAAAGCTAGGAGAGATTCTAAGGATACCTGTTGAaggttaaaatgactataaaaagTTGAAGTTTCCTAGTCTAGAGAATCTATCTACCTCACTTGCCATCACCAAAAAAATTGATGATAGGGACTTAGAGCTACAAATCAGGGTTGTTTATAAGAGTGAAAGTGCtctttgaatttgtcaacaaaaTGATTCTGCCCAAGCACATTGCTACCTTGATGGACCTGGTCCTTATGGAGTTCTTTGATAGTGGGAGGCAGATAAATTGGTCATGGTTCATCATCTAGCTCCTTAATAGGGTGGTCTATGGCATTAAAACTCATGTCATCCCCTATACATTCACACTCACTGATGTGCTTGCTCACTTTAAGGTTCCTCTCAAGAAGTGGGATGTTAGCACAAGTAAAGATTACTTTGGGGCCAACACCTTGACTGACTGTGACTATGAAGTCCTTATTGCTCCcaaagaacctagttcatccaaGAGGGTGCCTAAAAACAACAAAGTGAGAGCATTTGAACAAGAGACTTGGGCTAAGGTTGCTGAAATTGAGAAGCTGAAGAAGAGGCTGGCTAAAGTAGAAACCCAGAGGGGCTCTCTCAGTTCTGAGCTTGcaaaggagaaagaaaataatGAGGGCATTCTTCAAGAAGTGTTAAAGTTGCTTCAAACCAGAAACCAAGAACCTGGTGTTTCCAGTCTTAAACCCTTCCTAACCTAGTTTGTAACCAGTGACCCCAAGACATGGTTCAAtacttttatttcattttatgCCTTGTGGAAGAATCTTATCAATAATAATCATTGCTTTTGCTcttattgtttgttgatatttctTAGATGGTAATATCCTTAGATTGATAAGAGAAAATTTGAATTCATGATCGCATTTGAAGTAGcctcagtggccatgagtaagatCTGCTAAAATTTAGTTACATAGCTTAAGTATGAagcttttcgatgatgccaaaagggggaagataaGTTGTGCTTTTGTTTTGGactgtgatgtttataacctaataaacctggtccttgatgatttgTGACTTTAAAATAGAAAGTGTTCTAACATTCTATTGATGTTGAGCTCAGTTCAAACATGTTCCATGCTTATGAAGAGTACATAGTTTGTCATTatcaaaaatggagaatttgTTGGCCTTAGGGTCTTGTTGTTTTGATTATTAATAAAGAAACATatgcatgaaccaggtccatggACAGTGTGCACAGGGCATGGGCAGATTCAAGCACAAGGCATGTACGTGAAGGGGATAAGTATAAGTCATTATATCTTATATTCTCTgaacgaaaaggttgcataattgataaggagcaTGACTCATTACTTGAAGAGAACTCTCTCCTAGATAAGGGAAGATATAGAGATTGAAGTTAACCAGagctcttccaccaaggaagagtaaagcattagaactctagttaatCCTAATCCTATTAACTCTATATATTTCAGTTGGGTTCTCTTTTTTAAATGAGGCACAAATGCTGAAGTTAAGcaagaattgagagcaaaatagcaaggcattttgcaagTAATTCCTGTGTGTTTCAAGTGTGCGAACCTAGATCTACATGAAgtagatagaagaaccagttccaagtgtctgtcttttattctagttcaattgttgTAGGGCTtttgagttgtacctttcagcttcctTAGAAGCATTTGTACTAGGTACTTTGAGTTGtattgttcaagttagagttatcTTGAAGCTATCGCAACAGCCTGAGACTGGTTGCCACAAGGGtcagaggtaatccttaggtttacagaGTTTTCTAAACATTGTTCTTCTGCTCAATGTTTCAGTGAAgtgtttggaaaaatcctactgggaAGTAGGTtatgattttttcaccttttgagccaggtgttttccacgtaaaaatacttgtgttctttactttttgCTTGATTTATTTCGCACTAGTAGAATAAGGAAcgcatagaagaaccaggtccttctataattaGTGCACGCGAAAAAGTggataccacacaaatcacccctccCCTCTCTTatatggtattgaagtataaaatatcAGTCTCCATCGGATTGCTAC
This genomic stretch from Nicotiana sylvestris chromosome 9, ASM39365v2, whole genome shotgun sequence harbors:
- the LOC138878606 gene encoding secreted RxLR effector protein 161-like, whose translation is MIHQQKHVKELLKRFKIEDSKEIDTLIATTTKLDLDEHGLSIDQKMYRGIIGSLLYLTPSRPDIIFSVVLGARFQENPKESHLKTVKRILRCLKGTTDLCLLYPKGSDFNLVGYADTDYVGFLVDRKSTLGMAHFLGSCLVSWANKKQNSIALPTVEAEYVAAASY